GGAAATGGGAACTGCCGCATCTTGGGCACTCCTCCCGACAGTATTGACGCGGCGGAAGATCGTGAACGATGGCAGGCGATTCTTACCGAGCTGGACATCCTGCAGCCCCCTGGAGGCGTCGCCCGCTCTGAGTCGGAAGCTCTCGTGGCAGCCAACAATATTGGGTATCCAGTTATGGTGCGTCCTTCTTTCGTgctcggtggacgcgctATGGAGATCGtctcctccgacgccgatCTTAAACGTTACATCCGTACTGCAGTCGAGGTCGATCCAGAGAAGCCAGTTCTTGTTGACAAGTACCTCAACAATGCCACTGAGCTTGACGTTGATGCACTTTGTGATGCCGAAGGTAATGTGGTGATCGCCGGGATCATGGAGCACATCGAGCAAGCTGGCGTTCACTCTGGTGACTCCGCGTGCAGTATCCCTACACAAACTATTCCTGAGTCATCCCTTGCTACAATTCGTGACTGGACTCCGAAGGTGGCGAAACGGCTTGGTGTAGTCGGTCTCATCAACATCCAGTACGCTGTGATTCCTGATGGAACTGTTTACATCATCGAGGCTAATCCCCGTGCATCGCGCACTGTGCCTTTCGTGGCTAAGGCAATCGGACATCCGATTGCTAAGTATGCGTCACTCGTGATGGCGGGTGCAACGCTCCAGGACCTCAAATTCACTGAGGAGGTCAAGCTCAACCACGTCGCTGTGAAGGAAGCTGTACTCCCCTTCGACAAATTCCCGGGTGCTGATACCCTCTTAGGCCCTGAGATGCGTAGTACCGGTGAGGTGATGGGCATTGACCGTGATTTCACGGTGGCGTACGCGAAGGCGCAAATTGCTGCGGGACAGAGGCTACCCACCTCTGGCAAGGTTTTCATCTCTGTTCGCGACAGCGACAAGCCTGCTATAgtggacgtcgccaagcAGTTCCACGAGCTAGGCATGACTGTGGTTGCATCGGGTGGCACTGCTAAGACTATCGAGGCTGCTGGAGTGCCCGTGAAGGTTGCGCCAAAAATCCACGAGGGCAGGCCTCACATTGGCGACATGCTCCTCGACGGAGACATCTCTCTCATGGTTGTGACTTCTTCCGGTGACGAGGCGGACATGAAGGATGGTCGTCAGATTCGCCGCACAGCTGTAGGTCTCAAGGTCCCCTTGGTCACCACCATTGCAGGAGCGAAGGCCACTTGCTCTGCGGTTAAGGTGCTCCAGGAAGGTGCCCTCACGATGCAACCCCTCCAAGACTTTTTCTAGGGAGACAATGTCCGATGGTGGTCGTGTTTATCATTCTCTATCGTGTTCACATGTTCCTCTTGTGGTTTAGGTGAGAGTATGTTATTTAAGTTTCAAACATCAACAGTCCCTCAAGGATTGTAATAACTTGTGGGTGCCACCGTGGTCGTGCACTCAGTACCGACCAAACTTGCCGCGTATCCAAAATTCGCTACGCGGCCAGAGCTGCCCCCGCTGGtgcctcgcgacggcggacctGAGGCACGCATCGATGGCCCAGTAATCATTAAATCTGTAGCCCGCTTCCTGGCAAACTTTGGCGCCTCATACTTTGCATTCCTGACTGCTGCTGACTGCTCCATGGAAGCCGTTCGATAACTGGAAGTTGACCCGCTCATTTGGTCCGCATCTAAATCGTAAGGGCGATTTGACTGTGAGCGTGCCTTTATGGGTTGTCCAGCTTCGATCATCGCAGTTTGCTGCTGTGCGTCTCCAGACAAGTGCTGCCCGTATCCATTCCCCTTGAAGGACGCTTCACCCCCATAACCTCCCATGAGTCCCATAACGTTAGCGCCGCGACCATTCGCCTTAGCTGCATGCATCGCGTGGTTTCTTTCAGCGGCCGCCGCTGCTACAGCTTCCTGAAACTCATCAGCATTGACTCCAAGTTTTGCCATCTGGTGTGCAAGGAAAGGATCTGTGCAGTCAAAACCAGACTTAAAGACCTCTGCGGCGGCGTTACCCCGGCcgttcgccctcgcggcaTTTAATGCCTGTTTCCTTTCCTCGATCGCTGCAACTAAGTCGGAGAGTGGTGGAGGTGCTGCCTGCAACTCTGAATGGGTTCGTGTTCCGTCTGAAGTCAATGCCACCTCACCTGTGGCAAGGTGTTGGGGCTGTTGCGCACTCGCTTGCATCGGATTTTCCTGCACGGGGCGTGTCACTTCCAGCTCAGGATAACCGACATCGTCTTCCACGCCGGCGTGTCCGATCGGAGGGACGCCTGGATAATGTACACGCTGCGATCCTATCTTTGAAGATTCCGAAGAGCGAATTTGCTGCTGAAGATGTGGGTTGGCCGGAAGCTCCCATGAGTGCTGAGAAAGAGAGGTGGTAGGTACCATTTCGGCAAGAGGCTGCCGTTCCATCCCTTTTGACAGAATGGCTTTACGTCCTTCTGCCGGATCGTACAATTCGATAGCATTGGAGTCCATGATGTTCGCAGCCGAAATAAAAGATGCACTCGGGCGCTGGGACTCGTTCTTTGCATCAGGATCGAGTTCGATGCACAAGCTCCGAGCTCTGCTCGCCAACGCTGGGTTCCTTAACAGAGTTGCAGTGTCTGGCCTTTGCTTATAGTCCATGGTTAGACATAGTCGCAAAATATCCGAAAGCTGTGCACTGAACTTTCCCGCGGGTAGAGGCGGATAGACACCTTTCATGATCTTACGAATCAAGGCTCCCTCGTTTTGAGCATCGAAGGGGTGCTTTCCCCCGGTGCACATCTCGTACAGAACAACACCAAGCGCCCAAACATCTGACTTTTCGTTGTAAGGTTTGTCCTCGCATAGCTCTGGAGATAAATAGTAGGGCGTTCCGACGATTGTTCGAGCGAAAAGGGTGTTGGGGCTCAGTACCTTAGCGATGCCCAAGTCTCCAACCAACACGTTGTCCCCGGCATCGAAAAAGA
The genomic region above belongs to Micromonas commoda chromosome 4, complete sequence and contains:
- the FA2 gene encoding protein kinase FA2, flagellar associated (The FA2 gene of Chlamydomonas encodes a NIMA family kinase with roles in cell cycle progression and microtubule severing during deflagellation) — translated: MALGDFENLVTIAKGSFGVVYKAVRKDNGRVYALKQVNITNMNRAEREEAVDEARVLAEMDSKYVIKYYDCFLEDGKLNIVMQFAPNGTLHSRLHAQRGQPMSEDNIWKFFIQALLGLRHIHSKKIIHRDMKSLNLFFDAGDNVLVGDLGIAKVLSPNTLFARTIVGTPYYLSPELCEDKPYNEKSDVWALGVVLYEMCTGGKHPFDAQNEGALIRKIMKGVYPPLPAGKFSAQLSDILRLCLTMDYKQRPDTATLLRNPALASRARSLCIELDPDAKNESQRPSASFISAANIMDSNAIELYDPAEGRKAILSKGMERQPLAEMVPTTSLSQHSWELPANPHLQQQIRSSESSKIGSQRVHYPGVPPIGHAGVEDDVGYPELEVTRPVQENPMQASAQQPQHLATGEVALTSDGTRTHSELQAAPPPLSDLVAAIEERKQALNAARANGRGNAAAEVFKSGFDCTDPFLAHQMAKLGVNADEFQEAVAAAAAERNHAMHAAKANGRGANVMGLMGGYGGEASFKGNGYGQHLSGDAQQQTAMIEAGQPIKARSQSNRPYDLDADQMSGSTSSYRTASMEQSAAVRNAKYEAPKFARKRATDLMITGPSMRASGPPSRGTSGGSSGRVANFGYAASLVGTECTTTVAPTSYYNP